The genomic DNA TACTCTTTTTACATCTTCTTGGCTCATTAGCCCCAGTTTAAATGCTAAATCATTTGCCATACACATTCCAATACCAACAGCTTCACCATGTAAATATTTTTTATACTGTGTTTCTTTTTCTATTACATGACAGAAAGTATGTCCATAGTTTAATGCAGCTCTAATGCCATTTTCTTTTTCGTCTTGATTAACTACCATGGCTTTTGTTTGAACGGATAATGAAATCGCTTTTATAATGTTTTCATTAGAATCCAAATCATTTGTTTCTAGGTATTCAAAAAAATCTTTATCAAAAGTAACAGCCATTTTAATAATTTCTGCAACACCTGCTGCAAATTCCCTTTTAGGAAGAGTTAATAAAAAAGAAGGATCAATATTCACTGCCATTGGTTGATGAAAAGCACCAATTAGATTTTTCCCAAATTTATTATTAATTCCTGTTTTTCCACCAACACTTGCATCCACTTGAGAAAGTAAAGTAGTAGGTATTTGTATAAATTCTATTCCTCTTTGGTAAATAGAGGCTGCAAAGCCCGTCATATCCCCAATAACTCCCCCACCAAAAGCAATCAATAATGATTTTCTATTGAGTTTATTTAAAAAACAATGCTCTAATATTAGTTCCAAGTTTTCCATATTTTTGTACTGTTCTCCATCAGGAATAGTTACTATACTTAACTCTTTTGCTGAAATAAATTGAAGAAGATAGTCTAAATGAAGGGATTTAATAGTTGGGTTTGTAACAATAACTACTTTTCTATCAAAATAATTGTTTTTAAGTTTATTAATTGTTATATCATAAGTGACGTCATTGGGTAAAGAAATATTAACTGTCATGTATCTTCCATGTTTATAAAGTATAGTGATTATATCTAAAAATTATTAATTTGAGTTGATGTCTCTATATAAGGGCAGGTAAATGAGCTAGGATTTATGCAAAAAATTATAATTTTTCTTAGTATTAAATGACTTTTAGCTTTAATTTTCTACTAATAAATACAAAAACTACAGGAAAAATAGTAACTCAAAAAAATTATTTGTGAGTTTTTATAGTATTGGCGACCCTGGCAAGATTCGAACTTGCGTTAATAGGAGGAAATCCTGTTGTCCTTGGCCACTAGACGACGGGGTCAATAATATAGGATGCAGATTATAATCAAGATAGTTTTTAATGATGCTTAAAGTAGAAAATAATTGTATATTTTGAAGAATAAAGCAAAGTAAATAACTTTGCTTTATTCTTCTAGAAAGTATTTATATCTATGTCTTCTTCAATTAGAAGTTTAACAATACTGGTACCATTAGTACTTTGGAAGACACTATAGGTTTTACCTTCTTCGTCTTCTTTGGTACCACTTTGTTCCCACTTTCCATCTTCATTCTCATCGCTTTTAATTCCACCATCTAAAATAATACTATCTCCACGTTCTCCTAATATAATAAGTTCATCATCTTCATTTGTTGAAGCAATTAATTCATCAAATTTTAAATTAATAATATCTTGTTTATCATTGTTCAAATTAAGTGTTGAATTGTTTATTCTATTTATATCTAAATCAATACCTTCAGAAGCAGAGTTTTTGTCATATGAGAACCATACATCAGCAGCA from Campylobacteraceae bacterium includes the following:
- a CDS encoding 3-dehydroquinate synthase gives rise to the protein MTVNISLPNDVTYDITINKLKNNYFDRKVVIVTNPTIKSLHLDYLLQFISAKELSIVTIPDGEQYKNMENLELILEHCFLNKLNRKSLLIAFGGGVIGDMTGFAASIYQRGIEFIQIPTTLLSQVDASVGGKTGINNKFGKNLIGAFHQPMAVNIDPSFLLTLPKREFAAGVAEIIKMAVTFDKDFFEYLETNDLDSNENIIKAISLSVQTKAMVVNQDEKENGIRAALNYGHTFCHVIEKETQYKKYLHGEAVGIGMCMANDLAFKLGLMSQEDVKRVKDALKRFNIPTSYKIKDIDAFYEDFFLDKKSLDDKIKFILPKGLGDCIITSDVKKNDVMDVLKAYNEI